One Paenibacillus sp. FSL W8-0186 genomic window carries:
- a CDS encoding globin: protein MNPSLSIYDNLGGEEVIRQIVEAFYPKVKANPLLGPLFPEDINPVMEKQFMFLSQFFGGPSLFSDAYGHPMMRARHLPFPVTRERAEAWLACMTEALEEVGIEEELKDFVIKRLSGPAFHFVNTP, encoded by the coding sequence GTGAATCCAAGTTTAAGCATTTATGATAACCTGGGCGGCGAGGAGGTCATCCGTCAAATCGTGGAGGCCTTTTATCCCAAAGTGAAGGCGAATCCTCTACTTGGGCCTTTGTTCCCGGAGGATATTAACCCCGTGATGGAGAAGCAGTTTATGTTCCTGTCGCAATTTTTTGGCGGCCCCTCCCTGTTCTCGGACGCCTACGGCCACCCGATGATGAGGGCGAGGCATCTGCCATTTCCGGTCACGCGCGAAAGGGCGGAGGCTTGGCTGGCGTGCATGACGGAGGCGCTGGAGGAAGTTGGAATTGAGGAAGAATTAAAGGATTTTGTCATTAAACGGTTGTCTGGACCTGCTTTTCATTTCGTAAACACGCCCTAA
- a CDS encoding NAD kinase, translated as MRYYVLDRGDQLSVELSEKFHQLAAKQGLQLDAESPDIVVSIGGDGTMLHAFHTFIDRIPSISFVGVHTGHLGFFADWQANEIPELVDMITRHKDESLLKPRIVHYPLIELEIQKKSGTSSYICLNEFTLKGVDGTIVAQVDINDQMFEMFRGDGFCISTPSGSTAYNKSLGGAIIHPSIKALQISEIASINNRVFRTIGSSLVLPKHHHCDIYSRKEQNLLLTLDHINYPISDLISVRCQVAKQSVSFVRYRPFPFWNRVRNAFLG; from the coding sequence TTGAGATATTACGTTCTTGACCGTGGCGATCAATTGTCGGTTGAATTGAGCGAAAAATTCCACCAATTGGCCGCAAAACAAGGTCTTCAGTTGGATGCAGAGTCACCGGACATCGTTGTTTCCATTGGAGGAGACGGGACGATGCTCCACGCTTTCCATACGTTCATTGACCGTATACCGTCGATCTCGTTTGTGGGGGTACATACCGGGCACCTCGGTTTTTTCGCTGATTGGCAAGCCAATGAAATTCCTGAGCTCGTCGATATGATTACCCGGCACAAAGATGAATCCCTGCTCAAGCCCCGGATTGTGCATTATCCGCTTATTGAGCTGGAGATTCAGAAGAAATCAGGGACCTCCTCGTATATTTGCCTGAACGAATTCACCTTGAAGGGCGTGGACGGCACGATTGTCGCCCAGGTTGATATCAATGATCAAATGTTCGAAATGTTCCGGGGAGACGGGTTTTGCATCTCTACGCCTTCCGGCAGCACGGCTTATAATAAAAGCCTGGGCGGAGCCATCATCCATCCCTCGATCAAAGCCCTGCAAATTTCCGAAATCGCCTCGATCAACAACCGGGTTTTCCGGACGATCGGGTCTTCCCTGGTGCTGCCGAAGCATCATCATTGCGATATTTATTCGCGGAAGGAACAGAATTTGCTGCTTACTCTGGATCATATTAATTACCCGATCAGCGACCTTATCTCCGTTCGCTGCCAAGTCGCGAAGCAGAGCGTCAGCTTCGTACGCTATCGTCCTTTTCCTTTCTGGAACCGCGTCCGCAACGCCTTCCTCGGATAA
- a CDS encoding M3 family oligoendopeptidase — MAQLTNPVQQTWELDSIFAGGSSSADFEAFLQQLQKDIAAMHQELQQFSAPGSLEEAAGLDRLIAGLQSAAGRIGEASSFVACLTAENQHDKKAVQLSSKVTTLRAAYENAMTLFQNVLRNTDDELWELWMSREEVAPISFVLSEKRAAAREKLAPELESLASDLAIDGYHGWGQHYDTIVSKVAVPFEDEDGSQTSLSVGQAANKLGDNSRAVREETFKNWEQAWSDVADYCADTLNRLAGFRIKLYEKRGWSDILKEPLDINRMSKATLDMMWQVIEENKPVFVAYLNRKAKLMGLEQLSWSDVDAPLGESADKISYEAAAEEIVKQFRNFSPKLADFSAEAFNKRWIEAEDRPGKRPGGFCTSLPVSGQTRIFMTFGGTVSNVSTLAHELGHAYHQYLMDELPQFNQDYAMNVAETASTFAEMIVADALVNNAADDKQKLSLLADKISSSVSFFMNIHARFLFETRFYERRKQGELSAGELSALMEEAQREAYHGALASYHPHFWASKLHFYITDVPFYNFPYTFGYMFSTGLYARAQREGQSFAAKYDALLQDTGRMTVEELASKHLGVDLTQPDFWREAMALAVADVKAFLELTE; from the coding sequence ATGGCACAATTGACAAATCCGGTACAACAGACCTGGGAGCTGGATTCTATTTTTGCGGGAGGCTCTTCATCAGCAGACTTTGAGGCATTCCTGCAGCAACTTCAGAAGGATATCGCGGCGATGCACCAGGAACTGCAGCAATTCAGCGCCCCGGGAAGCCTGGAAGAGGCAGCGGGCCTGGATCGCCTGATTGCCGGGCTGCAAAGCGCAGCAGGCAGAATCGGCGAAGCGAGCAGCTTCGTGGCCTGCCTAACGGCAGAGAACCAGCATGATAAGAAGGCTGTTCAGCTCTCCAGCAAAGTAACTACCTTGCGTGCCGCCTATGAGAACGCGATGACCCTGTTTCAAAATGTGCTGCGCAACACAGATGACGAGCTTTGGGAGCTGTGGATGTCTCGCGAGGAGGTCGCCCCGATTTCGTTCGTGCTGAGTGAAAAGCGCGCCGCTGCCCGTGAGAAGCTCGCTCCGGAGCTGGAGAGCCTGGCATCCGATTTGGCGATCGACGGTTATCACGGCTGGGGACAGCATTACGACACTATCGTGTCGAAAGTAGCGGTCCCTTTCGAGGATGAAGACGGCAGTCAGACGTCCCTGTCCGTAGGCCAGGCGGCCAATAAGCTGGGGGACAACAGCCGCGCAGTGCGGGAAGAGACATTCAAAAACTGGGAACAGGCCTGGAGCGATGTCGCGGACTATTGCGCTGATACGCTCAATCGGCTGGCAGGCTTCCGCATTAAGCTATACGAAAAACGAGGCTGGAGCGATATCCTGAAGGAACCGCTGGACATTAACCGGATGTCCAAAGCGACGCTGGACATGATGTGGCAGGTCATTGAAGAGAATAAGCCCGTGTTCGTGGCTTATTTGAACCGCAAGGCCAAGCTGATGGGATTGGAGCAGTTGTCCTGGAGCGATGTCGATGCGCCCCTCGGAGAGTCTGCGGACAAAATCTCCTATGAGGCGGCCGCAGAGGAGATTGTGAAGCAATTCCGCAATTTCAGTCCGAAGCTGGCGGATTTCTCTGCCGAGGCGTTCAACAAGCGCTGGATCGAAGCGGAGGATCGTCCAGGCAAGCGCCCGGGCGGTTTCTGTACGTCGCTTCCGGTCAGCGGACAGACGCGCATCTTCATGACCTTCGGGGGGACGGTATCCAACGTCTCTACGCTGGCGCATGAATTGGGCCACGCTTATCACCAGTATCTGATGGATGAACTTCCGCAGTTCAATCAGGATTATGCGATGAACGTAGCGGAAACTGCTTCGACCTTTGCGGAAATGATCGTGGCGGATGCCCTCGTGAACAATGCGGCGGACGACAAGCAGAAGCTGAGCCTGCTCGCCGACAAAATCAGCAGCAGTGTCAGCTTCTTCATGAACATCCATGCGCGATTCCTGTTCGAGACGCGCTTCTATGAGAGAAGAAAGCAAGGGGAGCTTAGCGCCGGCGAGCTGTCAGCTTTAATGGAGGAAGCGCAGCGTGAAGCATACCATGGGGCGCTAGCCTCCTACCACCCTCACTTCTGGGCGTCCAAGCTGCATTTCTATATTACCGATGTGCCGTTCTATAACTTCCCTTACACGTTCGGGTACATGTTCAGTACCGGGTTGTATGCAAGAGCGCAGCGGGAAGGACAGAGCTTTGCAGCGAAATATGA
- a CDS encoding DUF2225 domain-containing protein produces MELEPLYKIKVTCAYCQNEFSTSRVRPSLKRSIRTDTDFCGYYRDENPDYYVVRVCPSCGFASTENSNDRLTERQRREFEQNISNRLVKRSYGGARTWEHALETYKLALLCAQTIGEKERIIASLLHHIAWLYRYREDHEQEQRFLKHALSSYIKVFENEGISGNDARLMYLIGELNRRIGAYNEAVKWFSKVINDKKIIDASMIRACREQWALLREEMLSKGEELTEEITG; encoded by the coding sequence GTGGAACTGGAACCTCTTTACAAAATCAAGGTGACCTGCGCTTATTGCCAGAATGAATTTTCGACATCGCGAGTCAGGCCCAGCCTGAAGCGGTCGATCCGGACAGATACGGACTTTTGCGGCTATTACCGCGATGAGAATCCCGATTATTATGTGGTGCGAGTGTGTCCATCTTGCGGCTTCGCTTCGACGGAGAATTCGAATGACCGCCTGACGGAACGGCAGCGCCGCGAATTCGAGCAGAATATTAGCAACCGGCTCGTAAAACGGAGCTACGGCGGAGCAAGAACCTGGGAACATGCGCTGGAGACCTACAAACTCGCCCTGCTCTGCGCGCAGACGATCGGTGAGAAGGAGCGGATTATCGCGAGCTTGCTTCACCATATTGCCTGGCTGTACCGTTATCGAGAGGACCATGAACAGGAGCAGCGCTTTTTGAAACATGCCTTGAGTTCTTACATAAAGGTATTCGAAAACGAAGGGATTAGCGGCAACGATGCGCGCCTCATGTATTTGATTGGTGAATTAAACCGCAGAATCGGAGCATATAATGAAGCTGTCAAATGGTTCTCAAAAGTGATCAACGATAAGAAAATCATCGATGCCTCAATGATTCGCGCCTGCCGTGAGCAATGGGCGCTGCTGCGGGAAGAAATGCTCAGCAAAGGGGAAGAGCTGACGGAAGAGATTACGGGATAA
- the ylbJ gene encoding sporulation integral membrane protein YlbJ has protein sequence MNLTRIAISLIILTMTSLGVLMVCYPAVSWEAGVTGLAIWWEVLFPSLFPFFVISELMLGFGIVHFLGKLLDPLMKPLFRIPGSGGFVAAMGFASGYPVSAKLATKLREQRLISRVQGERLVAFTTSSDPIFLIGAVSVGFFGSSQLAGILALAHYGSALLLGILLRFYGTREEESLLQGSAIDMIPDQGSAPSDRMSSSPAKFSLRSALQAMHEARLNDGRSLGELLKQAVSSSLQLMAVVGGLVVFFSVVLKLLTASGIMSLLYAGIQSLLVTAGLPADLAEPFVGGMFEVTLGAKAAAAPPGVPLMYKAAAAAFILSWGGLSVHAQVASILNGADLRYLPFLAARLIHGILAASLLLLLWTPMMGTGSAAMLPVSPEEEISVGWSSVPDAFVIFLKWIAVLLILSLLARIIHWILARTEGRTRK, from the coding sequence ATGAACCTGACGCGAATTGCCATTTCGCTCATTATATTGACGATGACGTCGCTCGGCGTCCTGATGGTATGCTATCCCGCCGTTTCCTGGGAAGCCGGGGTGACAGGGCTAGCGATCTGGTGGGAGGTTTTATTTCCTTCCCTCTTTCCCTTCTTCGTCATCTCCGAACTGATGCTTGGGTTCGGGATCGTCCATTTTCTAGGAAAATTACTGGATCCCCTTATGAAGCCATTGTTTCGAATTCCGGGCAGCGGCGGTTTCGTGGCGGCCATGGGCTTTGCCTCCGGCTATCCGGTCAGCGCCAAGCTGGCGACCAAGCTTCGGGAGCAGCGCCTCATTAGCCGCGTGCAAGGGGAAAGGCTCGTGGCCTTCACCACTTCCTCGGACCCGATTTTTCTCATCGGGGCCGTATCGGTCGGCTTCTTTGGCAGCTCCCAGCTGGCGGGCATTTTGGCGCTTGCCCATTACGGAAGCGCCCTCCTTCTGGGCATCCTGCTTAGGTTTTACGGTACCAGGGAGGAGGAGAGCCTGCTTCAGGGAAGCGCCATAGACATGATACCGGATCAAGGCTCCGCTCCGTCCGATAGAATGTCCTCCTCCCCGGCAAAGTTCAGCCTGCGTTCCGCGCTTCAAGCGATGCACGAGGCCCGGTTAAATGACGGGCGCAGCCTGGGCGAGCTGCTGAAGCAGGCTGTCTCCTCCTCCCTGCAGCTGATGGCCGTGGTCGGCGGTCTCGTCGTTTTCTTCTCGGTCGTCCTGAAGCTGCTCACCGCTTCCGGCATCATGAGCCTGCTTTATGCAGGCATTCAATCCTTGCTAGTTACGGCCGGCCTGCCAGCTGATCTGGCCGAGCCCTTCGTGGGCGGAATGTTCGAGGTAACCCTCGGCGCCAAAGCAGCCGCGGCTCCGCCCGGCGTTCCGCTCATGTATAAAGCCGCAGCGGCGGCATTCATTTTATCCTGGGGAGGATTGTCCGTCCACGCTCAGGTGGCCAGCATTCTGAACGGAGCGGATTTGCGTTATCTCCCCTTTTTGGCCGCTCGCCTGATCCACGGCATCCTGGCGGCATCCTTATTGCTGCTCCTCTGGACTCCAATGATGGGCACCGGCTCGGCAGCCATGCTGCCGGTCTCGCCGGAAGAAGAAATATCGGTGGGATGGAGCAGCGTTCCTGACGCGTTTGTCATTTTTCTGAAATGGATAGCGGTTCTTCTTATTTTATCTCTGCTCGCCCGAATCATTCATTGGATACTTGCCCGAACCGAAGGGAGAACAAGGAAATGA
- a CDS encoding YycC family protein, with product MKPLQVSPETAVKLAEKLKVPLEHLMHMPQHILMQKIAELAKEEANKPSPSDDSGASS from the coding sequence TTGAAACCACTGCAAGTCTCACCGGAAACTGCCGTTAAACTAGCCGAAAAATTAAAGGTGCCTCTCGAGCACCTTATGCATATGCCGCAGCATATTTTAATGCAAAAAATCGCGGAGCTTGCCAAAGAAGAAGCGAACAAGCCTTCACCTTCGGACGATTCGGGTGCGTCCTCATGA